A genome region from Staphylococcus capitis subsp. capitis includes the following:
- a CDS encoding MarR family winged helix-turn-helix transcriptional regulator, protein MYVENSYLSKQLCFLFYVSSKEIIKKYTNYLKEYELTYTGYIVLMAIENDEKLNIKKLGERVFLDSGTLTPLLKKLEKKDYVVRSREEKDERNLQISLTERGKEIKKPLSEISMKVYSEFDINQDEAKELIENLQNFVSKNFDNSIEK, encoded by the coding sequence ATGTATGTAGAGAATAGTTATTTAAGTAAACAATTATGTTTTTTATTTTATGTTTCTTCAAAAGAAATCATAAAGAAGTACACAAATTACCTCAAAGAGTATGAACTAACATACACAGGGTATATTGTACTAATGGCGATCGAAAATGATGAGAAACTTAATATTAAAAAACTAGGTGAGCGAGTCTTTTTAGATTCAGGCACACTGACACCACTGCTCAAGAAATTAGAAAAGAAAGATTACGTTGTTCGAAGTCGTGAAGAAAAAGATGAACGAAATCTTCAAATTTCACTAACAGAACGAGGTAAAGAAATTAAAAAACCGTTATCTGAAATATCAATGAAAGTCTATAGTGAATTCGATATTAATCAAGATGAAGCTAAAGAATTAATTGAAAACTTGCAAAATTTTGTATCTAAAAATTTTGACAATAGTATAGAAAAGTGA
- a CDS encoding nitroreductase family protein, whose product MTRLNDFNEVLNGRKSVKVFDSEYKIPHEEMDEMITKATKAPSSVNMQPWRIAVVESDEGKEKIKEAFGFNSRQLTTSSAMVIIFGDLQNYEKAEQIYNDAVDQAHMTEEIKTQMLEWILPYYKSLSREGMKDIVNIDSSLMAMQFMLTAKAYGYDTNPIGGFDKENIAKIIGYDSDRYVPVLAIAIGKKAQEAHGSVRLPVHEVREYL is encoded by the coding sequence ATGACAAGATTAAATGATTTCAATGAAGTACTTAACGGAAGAAAATCAGTAAAGGTATTCGATAGTGAATATAAAATTCCTCATGAAGAAATGGATGAAATGATTACTAAAGCTACAAAGGCACCTTCATCAGTTAATATGCAACCATGGAGAATTGCTGTTGTAGAGAGTGACGAAGGAAAAGAAAAAATCAAAGAAGCTTTTGGATTTAATTCAAGACAACTTACTACTTCTTCGGCTATGGTGATTATTTTCGGAGATTTACAAAATTACGAAAAAGCTGAACAAATTTATAATGATGCAGTAGACCAAGCCCATATGACAGAGGAAATTAAAACTCAAATGTTAGAATGGATTCTTCCTTATTATAAAAGTTTGTCAAGAGAAGGTATGAAGGACATTGTAAATATTGATAGTAGTTTAATGGCTATGCAATTTATGCTAACTGCTAAAGCTTATGGATATGACACAAATCCTATTGGTGGCTTTGATAAAGAAAATATCGCTAAGATTATTGGTTATGATTCAGATAGATATGTCCCAGTATTAGCAATTGCTATTGGTAAAAAAGCTCAAGAAGCTCATGGTTCTGTAAGATTACCTGTTCATGAAGTGAGAGAATATTTATAA
- a CDS encoding DUF3139 domain-containing protein, protein MSRKQVILRIIIILIISLILAIVFFFGLKSYQGHKNIELMDSYIKEHHLQDKIKKQDNLYSAKKGMYYKEIVFKDESNVTYVMQPISTNKGIFVEGFDSETKKSIKKAKHSDFDKNYKPSK, encoded by the coding sequence ATGAGTAGAAAACAAGTCATTTTAAGAATAATTATTATATTAATCATTTCACTTATTTTAGCCATAGTATTTTTCTTTGGTCTAAAAAGTTATCAAGGTCATAAAAATATCGAACTTATGGATAGTTATATCAAAGAACATCATTTACAAGATAAAATTAAAAAGCAAGATAATTTGTATAGTGCTAAAAAAGGGATGTATTACAAAGAAATCGTTTTCAAAGACGAATCTAATGTCACTTATGTTATGCAACCAATTAGTACAAATAAAGGTATATTTGTAGAAGGCTTTGATAGTGAAACGAAGAAAAGCATAAAGAAAGCGAAACATAGTGATTTTGATAAAAATTATAAACCATCTAAATAA
- a CDS encoding cation:dicarboxylase symporter family transporter — protein sequence MALFKRKISLPTQVIIALVLGVIVGLLLFGQDNLANYIKPFGDIFLNLIKMIIIPIVFCALALSISNLGDSKKVGSYGWKAILYFEIITTVAIGLGIIIGNLFKPGAGLDYNKLPKGDISKYQSSAHSAEQASTYGNHLIDTIVNIVPTNLFESLAKGDLLPIIFFAVFFGLGLAAIGEKAEPVKGFLSGTLEAVFWMINKILKLAPIGVFAFICTTVMTFGVSALVPLLKLLLVVVGAMIFFVVVVLGIVARMVGVSIFSIMKILKSELLLAFSTSSSEAVLPVIMKKMENFGAPKDVTSFVIPIGYSFNLDGSALYQSIAALFVAQMYDVHLSLTEQIVLMATLMIASKGMAGVPGVSIVVLLTTLGSMHLPAQGLALIIGIDRLLDMVRTCVNVMGNALSTIVVAKWEKVYDKEKGQKYLNSL from the coding sequence ATGGCTCTATTCAAGAGAAAAATAAGTTTACCAACGCAAGTTATTATTGCTTTGGTACTAGGTGTCATCGTAGGACTTTTATTATTTGGACAAGATAATTTAGCAAATTATATAAAGCCTTTTGGTGACATATTCTTAAATTTAATAAAAATGATCATTATTCCGATTGTATTCTGTGCACTTGCTTTGTCTATATCGAATTTAGGGGATTCGAAAAAGGTAGGCAGTTATGGATGGAAAGCAATCCTTTACTTTGAAATTATAACGACAGTTGCTATTGGGTTAGGTATTATAATTGGTAACCTGTTCAAACCAGGTGCCGGATTAGATTATAATAAACTACCTAAAGGTGACATTTCTAAATATCAATCTTCTGCACATTCAGCTGAACAAGCTTCTACATACGGTAATCATTTAATTGATACTATTGTAAATATTGTGCCAACCAATCTATTTGAATCATTAGCTAAAGGTGATTTATTACCAATTATATTCTTTGCAGTATTCTTTGGTTTAGGTCTCGCAGCAATAGGAGAAAAAGCTGAACCAGTTAAAGGTTTTCTAAGTGGCACATTAGAAGCAGTGTTTTGGATGATTAATAAAATCTTAAAACTTGCTCCAATAGGAGTATTTGCATTTATATGTACAACTGTTATGACATTTGGAGTATCAGCTTTAGTTCCATTATTAAAACTTTTATTAGTAGTAGTTGGAGCAATGATTTTCTTTGTTGTAGTTGTATTAGGAATTGTTGCTCGAATGGTTGGAGTTAGTATCTTCTCAATCATGAAAATTTTAAAAAGCGAGTTGTTACTAGCATTTTCAACTTCAAGTTCAGAAGCAGTATTACCAGTTATTATGAAGAAAATGGAAAATTTTGGTGCGCCAAAAGATGTAACCTCATTTGTTATTCCAATAGGTTATTCATTCAACTTAGACGGATCCGCATTATATCAATCAATTGCAGCATTATTTGTAGCTCAAATGTATGATGTACATTTATCGTTAACAGAACAAATAGTGTTAATGGCTACGTTAATGATTGCTTCTAAAGGTATGGCTGGGGTTCCAGGTGTTTCTATTGTAGTTTTATTAACAACATTAGGCTCTATGCACTTGCCAGCACAAGGTCTTGCATTAATTATCGGAATTGACCGATTACTAGACATGGTTCGCACATGCGTTAACGTAATGGGTAACGCTTTATCAACGATTGTTGTTGCGAAATGGGAGAAGGTATACGATAAAGAAAAAGGCCAAAAGTATCTTA